From one Campylobacter concisus genomic stretch:
- a CDS encoding aminotransferase class V-fold PLP-dependent enzyme, whose amino-acid sequence MLNLDEIRKNIILKHGVHYFDYTASGLAYEPVEREIADILKTYANTHSDSSSSAIITQRRYEGARESLKKLLGLDERFYLIACGQGATAAIKKFQELLGIYLPPATRSAIGEANLRAAQPPLVLVSPYEHHSNELSFREGLCDYMRVPLSESGEIDLLALERILKLNTGRRIIGSFSAASNVTGVVSDYKKISELIRAAGGIVAFDCAALSSHANLDCDHFDAIFLSPHKLLGGPASCGLLAIKKELLNSDVPTFAAGGTVAYASREGHVFLKNPEQLEEGGTPPIIGLMRANLAYALRNEVGFEQIKSIEDELARLFERELAGIDEVISYAPKGAPRLPIISFNVRGVSAYDFAASLSNDFGIQTRAGVMCAGPYAHDLLGIKEGRMPESKPGFVRVSLHYTHTEQDVLYLTGAIKSCIKKHRDLWGEEKAMYEMFSGKI is encoded by the coding sequence ATGCTAAATTTAGACGAAATACGAAAAAATATCATACTAAAACATGGCGTGCACTATTTTGATTATACCGCTTCGGGGCTTGCTTATGAGCCCGTAGAGCGCGAGATAGCAGACATCCTCAAAACCTACGCCAACACCCACTCCGACAGTAGCTCAAGCGCCATCATCACGCAGCGACGCTACGAGGGCGCGAGAGAGAGCCTAAAAAAGCTACTTGGGCTTGACGAGCGGTTTTATCTCATCGCCTGTGGGCAGGGTGCGACGGCAGCGATCAAGAAATTTCAGGAGCTGCTTGGCATCTACCTGCCGCCTGCAACCAGAAGCGCGATCGGCGAGGCAAATTTACGCGCCGCGCAGCCTCCGCTCGTGCTCGTTTCGCCGTACGAACACCACTCAAACGAGCTTAGCTTTCGCGAGGGGCTTTGCGACTACATGCGCGTGCCGCTTAGTGAATCAGGCGAGATCGATCTGCTAGCGCTTGAGCGCATCCTGAAGCTAAATACCGGACGCCGCATTATTGGCTCGTTTAGCGCCGCCTCGAACGTCACGGGCGTCGTCAGCGATTATAAAAAGATCAGCGAGCTAATCAGAGCTGCGGGCGGTATCGTGGCCTTTGACTGCGCGGCGCTGAGCTCGCATGCAAATTTAGACTGCGATCATTTCGACGCGATTTTCCTCTCGCCGCATAAGTTGCTCGGAGGGCCTGCAAGCTGCGGGCTTTTGGCGATCAAAAAAGAGCTGCTTAACAGCGATGTGCCGACATTTGCCGCGGGCGGGACGGTCGCCTACGCCAGCCGCGAAGGGCACGTGTTTTTGAAAAATCCCGAGCAGCTAGAGGAGGGCGGTACGCCGCCTATTATCGGGCTTATGCGGGCAAATTTGGCTTATGCGCTGCGAAACGAGGTGGGCTTCGAGCAAATAAAAAGCATAGAGGACGAGCTCGCACGGCTTTTTGAGCGCGAGCTAGCAGGCATTGACGAGGTCATAAGCTACGCTCCAAAGGGCGCGCCGCGACTGCCGATAATTTCGTTTAACGTGCGCGGCGTCTCGGCGTATGATTTCGCCGCGAGCCTTAGCAATGACTTCGGTATCCAGACGCGCGCGGGCGTGATGTGCGCGGGGCCGTACGCTCACGATCTGCTGGGTATCAAGGAGGGGCGTATGCCGGAAAGCAAGCCCGGCTTTGTGCGCGTGAGCCTGCACTACACGCACACCGAGCAGGACGTGCTATATCTCACGGGCGCGATAAAATCCTGCATCAAAAAGCACCGTGACCTTTGGGGCGAGGAAAAGGCGATGTATGAGATGTTCAGCGGGAAGATTTAG